Proteins encoded within one genomic window of Corvus hawaiiensis isolate bCorHaw1 chromosome 9, bCorHaw1.pri.cur, whole genome shotgun sequence:
- the EFCAB14 gene encoding EF-hand calcium-binding domain-containing protein 14: MKKRKELNALIGLAADGRRKKPAKKGSGHRLLRTEPPASDSESSSDEDEFAGARGRCGKGDYLRCCRFCYPLCAFVILAACVVACVGLVWMQVALKEDLDAIKEKFRTMESNQKTSFQEIPKLNEDLVQNQKQLEQIETGELGLSKIWINITEINKQISLLTSTVNHLKNNIKSAADLISLPLTVEKLQKTVANIGSTLTSVAHDVENIQTAIEEYKKSIEILQNDVKELKQLPSLPSTVVPRTEGNETEYCKKESQALHAALEQLNNTVVVYQKLNDIKLLNVDSALGNLSRKVTLLENSPLVMKNLDKRENSSTIMGNDATTSPKVENEDQLDSETESSKNLKETETRDTQVSKLKETLQRMSALTGKPENDRPIEASKNVESSQSTTAKPTELSRVASRSAGDNTERNGQLSHLSLPGISSIEDLQKLFKKAPADADGKLSYQDLQKLLGSTAQESQSFKEFDTDGDEKYTLTELRLALGV, encoded by the exons ATGAAGAAGCGGAAGGAGCTGAACGCCCTCATCGGCCTGGCCGCCGACGGCCGCAGGAAGAAGCCCGCCAAGAAGGGCTCGGGCCACCGGCTGCTGCGCACCGAGCCGCCCGCCTCCGACTCCGAGTCCAGCTCCGACGAGGACGAGTTCGCAGGGGCGCGGGGCCGCTGCGGAAA GGGAGACTACCTGCGATGCTGCAGGTTCTGTTACCCTTTATGTGCGTTTGTCATTCTTGCTGCTTGCGTGGTCGCATGTGTTGGCTTAGTCTGGATGCAGGTGGCTCTCAAGGAGGATTTGGATGCAATAAAGGAGAAGTTTCGAACTA tGGAATCTAATCAAAAAACATCATTCCAAGAAATTCCTAAACTGAATGAAGATTTGGTGCAGAACCAAAAGCAGCTAGAACAAATTGAGACTGGAGAACTGGGGCTGAGTAAAATTTGGATAAATATCACAGAGATCAATAAACAG aTATCACTATTGACCTCAACAGTAAATCATCTCAAAAACAATATAAAATCTGCTGCTGACCTGatttctcttcccctcacagTAGAGAAACTTCAGAAG ACTGTAGCCAACATAGGTAGCACCCTTACCAGTGTGGCTCATGATGTTGAAAATATACAGACTGCTATTGAGGAATACAAGAAATCCATAGAAATACTCCAGAATGACGTG AAGGAATTAAAACAGCTGCCTTCACTTCCCTCCACTGTTGTGCCAAGGACTGAGGGAAATGAGACAGAATACTgcaaaaag GAAAGCCAGGCACTGCATGCAGCTTTGGAACAGCTAAATAATACTGTAGTGGTGTACCAAAAGTTGAATGACATCAAACTTCTAAATGTGGATTCAGCCCTTGGCAACCTCAGCCGGAAAGTGACGCTGTTGGAAAACTCCCCCCTTGTTATGAAAAATCTGGACAAAAGAGAGAACTCGTCTACCATCATG GGGAATGATGCAACTACCTCTCCAAAAGTGGAAAATGAAGATCAACTAGATAGTGAAACTGAGTCAAGTAAAAATCTGAAG GAAACAGAAACTAGAGATACTCAGGTATCAAAACTAAAAGAGACTCTTCAACGGATGAGTGCTCTCACAGGCAAGCCAGAAAATGACAGACCCATTGAGGCATCAAAGAATG TTGAAAGTAGTCAGAGTACTACAGCAAAGCCCACAGAGCTATCAAGGGTGGCTTCAAGGTCAGCTGGTGACAACACAGAGAGGAACGGGCAGCTGAGCCATCTGTCCTTACCAGGAATTTCCAGCATTGAAG ATCTTCAGAAACTGTTCAAAAAAGCACCTGCCGATGCTGATGGAAAACTCTCATACCAAGATCTTCAAAAGCTGCTTGGCTCCACAGCCCAAGAATCCCAGAGCTTTAAGGAGTTTGACACAGATGGAGATGAGAAATACACGCTAACAGAACTGAGATTAGCACTAGGTGTATAG